A stretch of the Actinomycetota bacterium genome encodes the following:
- a CDS encoding VOC family protein, producing MFANTKAYSGFAVDDLQRSREFYGETLGLKTSILDQENGLMSLHLAGDRDTLVYVRPSHEPASYTILNFPVDDIDEAVEELTARGVVFERYDGFDQDEKGIARGRGPDIAWFKDPAGNVLSVLQET from the coding sequence ATGTTCGCGAACACCAAGGCATACAGCGGTTTCGCGGTGGACGACCTCCAGCGGAGCCGCGAGTTCTACGGCGAGACCTTGGGGCTGAAGACGTCGATCCTGGATCAGGAGAACGGACTGATGTCCCTGCACCTAGCCGGTGACCGGGACACGCTGGTCTACGTGCGACCTAGTCATGAGCCTGCGTCCTACACGATCTTGAACTTCCCCGTCGACGACATCGACGAGGCGGTCGAGGAGCTGACCGCGCGTGGGGTGGTCTTCGAGCGCTACGACGGGTTCGACCAGGACGAGAAGGGTATCGCCCGCGGCCGGGGCCCGGACATCGCCTGGTTCAAGGACCCGGCCGGGAACGTGCTGTCCGTCCTCCAAGAGACGTGA
- a CDS encoding DUF192 domain-containing protein: MRRRILPFVPFLLLAACGGVSDPSGQCEPGAATYPLWFGPGRDRERIEVQIANDDAERARGLMGRTELGAREGMVFLHEEPTRTGFWMKGTSIPLTVAFWGTDGRISEIVDLEPCEDDPCPVSTPAQEYIGAVEVARGNLERLGVEVGDRVDLGFGCA; the protein is encoded by the coding sequence GTGCGACGACGGATCCTCCCGTTCGTTCCGTTCCTCCTGCTCGCCGCCTGCGGCGGCGTCTCGGACCCGAGTGGCCAGTGCGAACCCGGCGCTGCCACCTATCCCCTCTGGTTCGGCCCGGGACGCGACCGGGAGCGGATCGAGGTCCAGATCGCGAACGACGATGCGGAACGGGCGCGCGGTCTGATGGGCCGCACGGAGTTGGGGGCGCGCGAGGGGATGGTGTTCCTGCACGAGGAACCGACGCGGACCGGTTTCTGGATGAAGGGCACCTCGATCCCCCTGACGGTCGCGTTCTGGGGAACGGACGGACGGATATCCGAGATCGTCGACCTGGAGCCGTGCGAGGACGACCCATGCCCGGTCTCCACGCCGGCGCAGGAGTACATCGGCGCGGTCGAGGTCGCCCGAGGGAACCTGGAGCGGCTCGGGGTCGAGGTCGGCGATCGGGTGGATCTGGGGTTCGGCTGTGCCTGA
- a CDS encoding nitroreductase family protein translates to METWDAIRARRNVRTYEDRPIAPEHLDRILEAARRTPSSMNGQPWDFVVCTHRKTLQELAETWRYAAHVASSAATVALVAHVPSDRDTRDWSFYDIGQATMGMTLAAADLGIGSSHAAVDDQDLARSTIGLPEDRFCVGLLALGYPANRPLSPIERPDRRPFDEVVHRERW, encoded by the coding sequence ATGGAGACCTGGGACGCGATCAGGGCTCGGCGGAACGTCCGCACGTACGAGGACCGGCCGATCGCTCCGGAGCACCTCGACAGGATCCTCGAGGCGGCGCGGCGAACCCCCTCCTCGATGAACGGACAACCGTGGGACTTCGTGGTCTGCACCCACCGCAAGACGCTGCAGGAGCTCGCCGAGACGTGGCGATACGCCGCGCATGTCGCGTCGTCCGCCGCGACCGTGGCGCTCGTCGCTCACGTCCCCTCCGATCGGGACACGCGTGACTGGAGCTTCTACGACATCGGCCAGGCCACGATGGGCATGACGCTGGCGGCTGCGGATCTCGGCATCGGGAGCTCGCACGCCGCCGTGGACGATCAAGACCTGGCGCGCAGCACGATCGGCCTTCCCGAGGACCGCTTCTGCGTGGGGCTGCTCGCCCTCGGCTACCCGGCGAACCGTCCCTTGTCCCCCATCGAGCGCCCAGACCGGCGTCCCTTCGACGAGGTCGTCCACCGCGAACGCTGGTAG
- a CDS encoding class III extradiol ring-cleavage dioxygenase: protein MPTLYLGHGAPPLLDDELWTSQLVAWADELPRPRSILIVSAHWESAPLTVGATDSGVPLTYDFSGFPERFYRMTYPSPGAPELAARVEAAMPDTEPIATRPDYRLDHGAWVPLKVMYPEAAVPVLQMSMPTLDPKRLFDLGRRLRSLRDEGVLVVGSGFLTHGLPFLRDFRPDATPPGWSEEFDTWSAEALARGDVDELMAFRDRAPGMPYAHPTVEHFAPLFVTLGAASAPESAPDTEIEGFYLGLAKRSFQIA from the coding sequence ATGCCCACGCTGTACCTCGGGCACGGTGCTCCTCCGCTGTTGGACGACGAACTCTGGACCTCGCAGCTGGTGGCATGGGCCGATGAGCTCCCGCGTCCGCGATCGATCCTGATCGTGTCGGCGCACTGGGAGTCGGCGCCGCTCACGGTCGGTGCGACCGATTCCGGCGTGCCGCTGACCTACGACTTCTCCGGGTTCCCCGAGCGGTTCTATCGGATGACCTATCCCTCTCCCGGCGCGCCGGAGCTCGCGGCGCGGGTCGAGGCGGCGATGCCCGATACCGAGCCCATCGCCACTCGGCCCGACTACCGACTCGATCACGGAGCCTGGGTGCCCCTCAAGGTGATGTATCCGGAGGCCGCCGTTCCCGTGCTGCAGATGTCGATGCCGACGTTGGACCCGAAGCGTCTGTTCGACCTCGGTCGGCGCCTGCGTTCACTCCGTGACGAGGGCGTGCTCGTCGTGGGGTCGGGGTTCCTGACGCACGGGCTGCCGTTCCTGCGCGACTTCCGTCCCGACGCCACTCCGCCCGGCTGGTCGGAGGAGTTCGACACGTGGAGCGCCGAGGCTCTCGCCCGCGGCGACGTGGACGAGCTGATGGCCTTCCGCGATCGCGCGCCGGGGATGCCGTACGCGCACCCCACCGTGGAGCACTTCGCGCCGCTGTTCGTGACCCTGGGTGCCGCGAGTGCTCCAGAGTCCGCACCGGACACCGAGATCGAGGGCTTCTACCTCGGTCTCGCGAAGCGGTCGTTCCAGATCGCGTGA
- a CDS encoding DUF4287 domain-containing protein, whose product MTERKTFKRRVRERMSKTGESYTTARKQVTDKRDRNEAARSRLAADDDRVSDETIEEKTGKTWDAWFSILDSWGARESKHPEIARFLNTEHGVPGWWSQTITVAYERSRGMRLKYQQSDGFSITATKTIAVPIRVLFEAFVDDGVRGTWLRDGKMSLRTSRRDRSARFDWNDGATRVIVDFNDKGPSKSTVALAHERLPDADEAETAKTLWRERLARLKSILES is encoded by the coding sequence ATGACCGAGCGGAAGACCTTCAAGCGCCGCGTCCGCGAGCGCATGTCCAAGACCGGCGAGAGCTACACGACCGCGCGTAAGCAGGTGACCGACAAGCGCGACCGGAACGAGGCGGCGCGCTCCCGGCTCGCCGCGGACGACGACCGGGTGTCGGACGAGACGATCGAGGAGAAGACCGGCAAGACCTGGGACGCGTGGTTCTCGATCCTCGATTCATGGGGGGCCCGGGAAAGCAAGCACCCCGAGATCGCGCGGTTCCTGAACACCGAGCACGGGGTTCCCGGCTGGTGGTCCCAGACGATCACCGTCGCGTACGAGCGGTCCCGCGGGATGCGGCTCAAGTATCAGCAGTCCGACGGCTTCTCGATCACGGCGACCAAGACGATCGCCGTCCCGATCCGGGTCCTGTTCGAGGCGTTCGTCGACGATGGCGTGCGCGGCACGTGGCTCAGGGACGGGAAGATGTCGCTTCGCACCTCCCGGCGGGACCGCTCGGCGCGGTTCGACTGGAACGATGGGGCAACCAGGGTGATCGTCGACTTCAACGACAAGGGACCGTCCAAGTCGACGGTGGCGCTGGCGCACGAGCGGCTGCCGGACGCCGACGAGGCCGAGACGGCGAAAACGTTGTGGCGGGAACGGCTGGCACGGCTCAAGTCGATCCTGGAGTCGTGA
- a CDS encoding universal stress protein, translating into MGGLAVEVLYATDGSEAAQAVGEILEKLGRRDDVRVTVLAVAPPIEGEPNPLIEDAVKRLQAAGFEARGLEEAAKDAGAHIVEVAEREGADLIAIGAGQKTWLDRLMLGSVSTRVLHAAQVSTLLTHRSPTDTVPARVLVGSDGSSDGALALRELVALADAERCEVEVLSVVQLPAPTPTATGFATEAFDEHVGAELTAAAEQIAERAATELETAGFRVHRATPMGAASMRLLERAEEWGADLVVVGSRGMGPVDRVVLGSVSDKVARHARAGLIARRADR; encoded by the coding sequence GCTGTATGCCACGGACGGATCCGAGGCCGCTCAGGCGGTCGGCGAGATCCTGGAGAAGCTCGGCCGGCGCGATGACGTCCGCGTCACCGTGCTCGCGGTCGCTCCCCCGATCGAGGGCGAGCCGAACCCGCTGATCGAGGACGCGGTCAAGCGCCTGCAGGCGGCGGGCTTCGAGGCGCGCGGTCTCGAGGAGGCCGCGAAGGACGCCGGCGCCCACATCGTCGAAGTCGCCGAGCGGGAGGGCGCCGACCTGATCGCGATCGGCGCGGGCCAGAAGACGTGGCTCGACCGCCTGATGCTCGGCAGCGTCAGCACCCGCGTGCTGCACGCCGCACAGGTATCGACCCTGCTCACGCACCGATCCCCTACCGACACCGTTCCCGCGCGGGTGCTCGTCGGCTCCGACGGCTCCTCCGACGGGGCGCTCGCGCTCCGCGAGCTCGTCGCCCTCGCCGACGCCGAGCGATGCGAGGTCGAGGTGCTCTCCGTCGTGCAGCTGCCCGCTCCCACGCCGACCGCGACGGGCTTCGCGACCGAGGCGTTCGACGAGCACGTCGGGGCCGAGCTCACCGCGGCGGCGGAGCAGATCGCCGAGAGGGCAGCGACCGAGCTGGAGACCGCCGGATTCCGTGTGCACCGCGCGACGCCGATGGGAGCGGCCTCGATGCGGCTCTTGGAGCGGGCCGAGGAATGGGGCGCGGACCTCGTCGTCGTCGGGTCACGCGGGATGGGACCGGTCGATCGCGTCGTGCTCGGATCGGTGAGCGACAAGGTGGCACGTCATGCGCGCGCCGGTCTGATCGCGCGCCGAGCTGACCGCTGA
- a CDS encoding NAD(P)/FAD-dependent oxidoreductase, with product MRERANANKGTLVAFSLMDADVVVIGAGFAGITAARDLTEAGRSVVVLEARDRIGGRTWYREIPGTGVMAEYGGMFLSRATQPNLAREIDRYSAAVLTATEPDVFAWIDGDRRAEGGGAIERIQSKLASSNFSDAIRTTRDAFKAGGRTGLGALDVPVSTWIESLDADPEAVDYVRAFMVSMGGSALDRCSVLPLLWDMVELDYSPADVFVDVGELLTDGTTSLLDPMAAGLDVRLGTVVTHVAHDDHGIRVTLEDGTTVRTEAAVIALPLNVWADIVFDPPLEDAKRRAADRRHPGQVSKVLAVVHGGPESYVGMGWNTPINAGFALRPAGDGRLFMGFSVQERVDLADRAAMAAAVNAHLPEATVATTDGYDWVGDRFSQGTWLSTPPTWFSDGTFEALVLPEGRLAFAGSDIAPEGAGWIEGAIGSGVDAAVHLLHGVLTTR from the coding sequence ATGCGTGAGAGAGCGAACGCGAACAAGGGGACGCTGGTAGCTTTTTCGCTCATGGATGCGGACGTGGTGGTGATCGGTGCTGGGTTCGCCGGGATCACGGCGGCGCGTGATCTGACCGAAGCAGGGCGCAGCGTCGTGGTCCTCGAGGCGCGCGACCGGATCGGCGGACGGACGTGGTACCGCGAGATCCCCGGCACCGGCGTGATGGCCGAGTACGGCGGCATGTTCCTCTCGCGCGCTACCCAGCCCAACCTCGCGCGCGAGATCGACCGCTACAGCGCCGCGGTCCTGACCGCGACCGAACCCGACGTGTTCGCCTGGATCGACGGCGATCGTCGCGCCGAGGGCGGCGGGGCGATCGAGCGGATCCAGAGCAAGCTCGCGTCGTCGAACTTCTCGGACGCGATCCGCACCACGCGTGACGCGTTCAAGGCCGGGGGGCGCACCGGACTCGGCGCGCTGGACGTACCCGTGTCGACATGGATCGAGAGCCTCGATGCCGATCCGGAGGCCGTCGACTACGTGCGGGCGTTCATGGTGTCGATGGGAGGCTCGGCGCTCGATCGCTGTTCGGTGCTGCCGTTGCTCTGGGACATGGTCGAGTTGGACTACAGCCCCGCCGACGTGTTCGTCGACGTGGGGGAGCTGCTCACCGACGGTACGACGAGCCTGCTGGATCCGATGGCGGCCGGCCTTGACGTCCGGCTAGGAACGGTCGTGACCCACGTGGCGCATGACGATCACGGGATCCGCGTGACCCTGGAGGACGGAACGACGGTGCGAACCGAGGCGGCGGTGATCGCGCTTCCGCTCAACGTGTGGGCCGACATCGTGTTCGACCCTCCGCTCGAGGACGCGAAGCGCCGCGCCGCCGACCGCCGGCATCCGGGACAGGTGTCGAAGGTGCTCGCGGTCGTCCACGGGGGGCCCGAGAGCTACGTCGGTATGGGGTGGAACACGCCGATCAATGCCGGCTTCGCGCTGCGTCCCGCAGGTGACGGCCGGCTGTTCATGGGCTTCTCGGTCCAGGAACGGGTCGACCTCGCCGACCGCGCGGCGATGGCGGCCGCGGTGAACGCCCACCTGCCCGAGGCAACCGTCGCGACGACCGACGGTTACGACTGGGTCGGCGACCGCTTCTCGCAGGGAACCTGGCTCTCGACCCCGCCCACCTGGTTCAGCGACGGCACGTTCGAAGCCCTGGTTCTCCCCGAAGGTCGACTGGCGTTCGCAGGCTCGGACATCGCGCCCGAGGGCGCCGGCTGGATCGAAGGTGCGATCGGGAGCGGCGTGGATGCGGCCGTCCACCTGCTGCACGGCGTCCTTACCACCCGCTGA
- the nhaA gene encoding Na+/H+ antiporter NhaA codes for MGSQRLDEQSVGVRRLATPLRDFLATENSSAIVLLAATIAALVWANSPWSESYEDLWTTPLSIGFGGSELSLDLRHWVNDGLMAFFFFVVGLEIRREFDMGELRERRRIATPVLAAIGGMIVPAAIYLAFNAGEPAARGWAIPTGTDTAFALGILTLVGGASMPRLRIFLLTVVIVDDIAALSVIALVYTEDLSVSALLVALALFGAVLLMRRAGIRNGAAYFLVGLGVWIAMLASGVHPTIAGVAMGLLATAYPPTRERLQDAGARWRLFREEPTPEYARSASRSVALAISPNERLQYLFHPWTSYVIVPLFALANAGLVINGEVLGHAVSSPVTLGIVVALVVGKPVGIAGVTWLVTRRRFGGLPLSVPWTQLIGAATVAGIGFTVALLIADISFEGQILEDAKLGIMVASVLASGLAWVVFRVIGRLPSRLRAVGEDRVAEPIQDLADPVDEEVDHVRGPGDAPLTLLEYGDFECPHCGRAEPIVRNLLERFGAEIRFVFRHLPLTDVHENAELAAEAAEAAGAQGRFWEMHDVLFAHQDALRLADLRGYARDLGLDVDRFSAELASRRHTLRVARDVESADVSGVAGTPTFFVNGRRHYGAYDEATLLQLLREALAETRAPARP; via the coding sequence GTGGGGTCCCAACGGCTCGACGAACAGAGCGTTGGTGTCCGGCGTCTCGCGACGCCGCTGCGCGACTTCCTCGCCACCGAGAACTCGAGCGCGATCGTCCTGCTTGCGGCCACCATCGCGGCGCTGGTGTGGGCGAACTCGCCGTGGTCCGAGAGCTACGAGGACTTGTGGACCACCCCGCTCTCGATCGGTTTCGGTGGCTCCGAGCTGTCGCTGGATCTGCGCCATTGGGTCAACGACGGGCTGATGGCGTTCTTCTTCTTCGTCGTCGGCCTCGAGATCCGCCGGGAGTTCGACATGGGCGAGCTGCGCGAACGCCGACGCATCGCGACACCCGTACTTGCGGCGATCGGCGGCATGATCGTCCCGGCGGCGATCTACCTCGCGTTCAACGCGGGGGAACCGGCCGCCCGCGGTTGGGCCATCCCGACGGGAACCGACACCGCGTTCGCGCTCGGCATCCTCACCCTGGTCGGTGGCGCATCGATGCCTCGCCTGCGCATCTTCCTGCTGACGGTGGTGATCGTCGACGACATCGCGGCGCTGTCGGTGATCGCACTCGTCTATACCGAGGACCTCTCGGTCTCGGCCCTGCTGGTCGCCCTCGCGCTGTTCGGCGCGGTGCTCTTGATGCGTCGTGCGGGGATCCGGAACGGTGCCGCCTACTTCCTGGTCGGGCTCGGTGTGTGGATCGCGATGCTCGCCTCGGGCGTTCACCCCACGATCGCGGGGGTGGCGATGGGCCTGCTCGCGACCGCGTATCCACCGACCCGGGAACGGCTCCAGGACGCCGGTGCGCGTTGGCGACTGTTCCGTGAGGAACCGACGCCCGAGTACGCGCGATCGGCGAGCCGGAGCGTGGCCCTCGCGATCTCGCCGAACGAACGCCTCCAGTACCTGTTCCACCCGTGGACGAGCTACGTGATCGTTCCCCTCTTCGCGCTGGCGAACGCGGGCCTGGTGATCAACGGCGAGGTGCTCGGACACGCCGTGTCCTCGCCGGTGACGCTCGGCATCGTCGTCGCGCTCGTCGTCGGCAAGCCGGTCGGGATCGCCGGGGTGACCTGGCTGGTCACGCGCCGGCGGTTCGGCGGTCTGCCGTTGAGCGTGCCGTGGACGCAGTTGATCGGTGCCGCGACCGTGGCCGGAATCGGGTTCACCGTCGCGTTGCTGATCGCCGACATCTCCTTCGAAGGGCAGATCCTCGAGGACGCCAAGCTGGGGATCATGGTGGCGTCGGTGCTCGCATCCGGTCTGGCCTGGGTCGTGTTCCGCGTGATCGGCCGCCTCCCCTCGCGGCTGCGTGCCGTCGGCGAGGATCGCGTCGCCGAACCGATCCAGGACCTCGCCGATCCGGTCGACGAGGAGGTCGACCACGTTCGGGGGCCGGGCGACGCGCCACTCACCCTCCTCGAGTACGGAGACTTCGAGTGCCCCCACTGCGGGCGGGCGGAACCCATCGTGCGCAACCTGCTCGAACGGTTCGGAGCCGAGATCCGGTTCGTGTTCCGGCATCTGCCCTTGACGGACGTCCACGAGAACGCCGAGCTCGCCGCGGAAGCGGCCGAGGCCGCAGGGGCGCAGGGGAGGTTCTGGGAGATGCACGACGTGCTGTTCGCACACCAGGACGCCCTCCGGCTCGCCGATCTACGTGGGTACGCGCGCGACCTGGGACTGGACGTCGACCGGTTCTCCGCCGAGCTGGCATCACGACGACACACCCTGCGGGTGGCTCGCGACGTGGAGAGCGCCGACGTGAGCGGGGTCGCGGGAACCCCGACCTTCTTCGTCAACGGGCGCCGGCACTACGGGGCCTACGACGAAGCGACGCTGCTCCAGCTCCTTCGCGAGGCGTTGGCCGAGACGCGCGCGCCCGCCCGTCCCTGA
- a CDS encoding DUF2630 family protein yields MDDQEVIDRINQFANEEHELFGKESRGEASESDQQRLKRLEVSLDQCWDLLHQRRARRAAGSDPDQASVRDEKTVEGYIG; encoded by the coding sequence GTGGACGATCAGGAGGTCATCGATCGGATCAACCAGTTCGCGAACGAGGAGCACGAGCTGTTCGGCAAGGAGTCCCGAGGAGAGGCATCCGAGTCGGATCAGCAGCGGCTCAAGCGCCTCGAGGTGAGCCTGGATCAGTGTTGGGATCTCCTCCATCAGCGCCGGGCTCGGAGAGCGGCGGGCTCCGACCCGGATCAGGCGAGCGTCCGCGACGAGAAGACCGTGGAGGGCTACATCGGCTGA